In the genome of Anabaena cylindrica PCC 7122, the window AGTGCTAGAATCAGGCTGTGGGTAAAAGTAACCACACCTAAAACCAAAGCCATCATCAAAAATCCAATCAAGGGTAGAGGTTTGTGATGTAGCTTATCACTCCAATGACCCAAAATACCTGCTCCCATCACCATACCTACTCCAGCAGCAGCCAAGAAGAAACCAAACTGTTTTTCCTTTAAGCCAAACTCTGCGGCTAATCTAATTGTTAATACTGTTAAAGCTGCAAATACGCAATACAAGGTCATCAATTGCAGCATCGCATTCAAAACTAGACGGTTTTTCTTGATATAGCGCAAACTATCTGTAAATTCATTCCAAACATGAGTTCCTGCCAAATGCCCCTCAATTGGTTGATGTTCTTTAAAATTGATAGGCTGCATAATTGCCGCAGATAGTAAATATAATGCACCAACAACAATTTCCTGGCCAAAATCTTTTCCTAGATAGCTTTTGGCCAAACTCAATATTGGTTCACCTACAGCAAAACCGACAATTAAAGCACCCATCATGGTAGTGCTAAATAGGGCATTGGCAGCCATTAAATTCTCTCGTTCTACCAACTGGGGAATTGCGGCTTGCTCCGCTGGTGCAAAAAACTGTGTCACACAAGAAATGGCAAAAGTGAGAATTAACA includes:
- a CDS encoding MFS transporter, producing the protein MFPTEPTAVNHGFGTLLKNRGFMLLWIGQLVSQLADKVFFVLMIALLENYPPPPGLAENSMYSTLMVAFTIPAILFGSAGGILVDRFPKKLVMVGSDVVRGFLTLLIPFLPREFLILLILTFAISCVTQFFAPAEQAAIPQLVERENLMAANALFSTTMMGALIVGFAVGEPILSLAKSYLGKDFGQEIVVGALYLLSAAIMQPINFKEHQPIEGHLAGTHVWNEFTDSLRYIKKNRLVLNAMLQLMTLYCVFAALTVLTIRLAAEFGLKEKQFGFFLAAAGVGMVMGAGILGHWSDKLHHKPLPLIGFLMMALVLGVVTFTHSLILALGLCALLGIGASLIGVPMQTLIQQQTPPTMHGKVFGFQNHVVNIALSLPLAIAGPLTDILGLRVVLMMMSFVVALIGVWAWKNTRRVLQDVI